Proteins co-encoded in one Montipora capricornis isolate CH-2021 chromosome 12, ASM3666992v2, whole genome shotgun sequence genomic window:
- the LOC138027493 gene encoding protein unc-13 homolog C-like: MEANEENVSLKQILDKLACMEDRIEEHFGSLKSEISRLSAEFKEEVENIKTNLKEVEKSLQSAWDSINDLEADAKTHSDFKKASQQTLDSHLQQINLLKTSSGNAAYQNQRKEIRALQASLAQQREKIIALENYSRRENLRFMNIPERRDENCVDVVYDIIENELNIDPENIQFHAVHRIGKPREATDSNPRPIIARFLCREDRDNIYRVKNRLKKSRKFENAYITQDYAQAIQLERKVLIKAMFLAREKGAIAKVVDRKLIIGSDTFHINNIPEEFRPPTTESTNR; this comes from the coding sequence ATGGAAGCAAATGAGGAAAATGTATCGCTTAAACAAATTTTGGACAAACTTGCATGCATGGAAGATAGAATTGAAGAGCACTTCGGAAGTTTGAAATCCGAAATATCTCGCCTCAGTGCCGAATTCAAAGAGGAGGTCGAAAATATCAAAACCAATTTGAAAGAGGTAGAAAAATCCCTTCAGTCTGCGTGGGACAGTATTAACGATCTAGAAGCAGATGCCAAAACTCACAGCGACTTCAAGAAAGCAAGTCAGCAAACACTAGATTCACACCTCCAACAAATTAATTTACTGAAAACAAGTAGTGGTAACGCCGCTTATCAAAACCAGCGAAAAGAAATTCGAGCCTTACAAGCAAGCTTGGCGCAGCAAAGGGAGAAAATCATTGCATTAGAAAATTACTCAAGAAGGGAGAATCTTCGCTTCATGAACATTCCGGAAAGAAGAGACGAGAACTGTGTTGATGTAGTTTATGACATTATTGAGAATGAGCTGAACATTGATCCGGAGAATATACAATTCCACGCAGTTCACCGAATCGGAAAACCGCGAGAAGCGACAGACTCAAATCCACGACCGATAATCGCCCGATTCCTGTGTCGAGAAGATAGAGACAACATCTATAGAGTAAAAAACCGGTTGAAGAAATCGAGGAAGTTTGAAAACGCCTATATCACGCAGGATTATGCACAGGCTATACAACTGGAGCGAAAGGTTCTCATAAAAGCAATGTTTCTAGCCAGGGAGAAAGGTGCTATTGCAAAGGTTGTGGACAGGAAACTGATCATTGGTTCTGATACTTTTCATATCAACAACATTCCTGAAGAATTTCGTCCGCCAACGACTGAATCAACCAATCGATAA